In Lolium rigidum isolate FL_2022 chromosome 3, APGP_CSIRO_Lrig_0.1, whole genome shotgun sequence, the genomic window TCAGCACTTTGGTATGAAAAATGGTGGCACCTTTCTTTGTTGGAACATGAAGCAAGGGTATGCATACCAGTGGCTGACCAGCTGGTGCCAAGCAGAGTCATTGACGGAGGCGTAAGCCTTGGCAAGCTGCCAGATCTGGCCATCAACACCGTCCTGAACCGGAGGGTACACTGTGCTCTCCGCTCCGTGCTGATACCCGTCAGGGTGTGGCAGACTCAGCTCGATGGCCAATGGCTTCAGCGTGCCATCAGCCTTCAGGAACAGCAGGGTCCTGGAAGCGTAGATGTAGTTACCCTCCAACTTGTTGATGCGCTCAAGGTAGGGCATGAAGTTATCGTGGTGATCTAGAATGAAGAGCCTGTTGCTCTCCATTGCCTGCACACGACATGGTTGTTAAGGCGTTGATCTCATTAGCATATTCAGTTTTTTGCACACTAGCAATTTGCAGAATAAATAAATCATTTAGGTATCGAGCCTTTTCGCCTTTCATGAATCAATGCAgctcaataaaatttctttttttAGCACGAAAGAGCTCAATGATTCAACACACCTGTTTCACTGTGAGGCCTTCTTCCAGGTAAGGCCGAATTTGATCCTCAGTAATTGTGCTTGTGTGGTCCCCATATACACTGTGATCCAGGGAGCTTTTTATAGGGAACTCCTGTGATCATCAGAagacaaaaaaaatcagaaattgACACGAGATTATGAAGCAATGGTGTATCATTTTAATTTGAAATGACATAGGCGCTAACCGTCACACGTTTGATGCAAACTGGGTTGACTCCTGCAAGCATCTCCCGCGTAAACTCCTCGTCTGTCCTCCAAGCAAACTTATCTGGAATATATAGAAAATAAGTTATAAGAATATAAAAAGGTAAAACATGGTATGACTGTATTGGAGTCATGCACTGATACACAAAGCTTATTACCTGATTTAATAACTTGTGGAAGGGGCAAGTTAAGAAAGTCGTCACCAGCAACTGGTAAAATACTCTTAATAAACTGAAAGGGGATTTTCTTTTTGATATCCGCTAGCGCAGGGCTATCGGGCACTTGCAAAAGACCATCATAGAGATTATAGATGTCTTGAAACGAGTCAAATTCCTTGGGTGTGGTGTCGACATAGGTCCTTATTATCGGAAGAATAGCTTCAGTGATGGCCTTGAGAGAGTACCCAAGGAAGTCAGACAACTTGAGGTGCCCAAAGCGCTCATCGCGTGGGACGTAGATTTCCAGAGCCTTCTTCACTAAATACACAGGAATTCTGCTCTCTGCCTTTGGGTCTGGTGAAAAGATGAATCCCCAATATGAATTCAATTCCAAGGTGACAAGGTTTTGAATAGATGAAGATATGCTGGACTGGAGTTACCTTTTTCTGCTGGGAGTCGGCCAGTTCTACCACGGCGTGGGTATGGGAGTTCTTGGCTGCCACCAAGGATCGGCCGTGCATAATCCTCGCCCTTGTCTGGGTCGCCAATGTCATTGTAGTAGTCATAGCGGTACACACGGTCATGCTCCTTATACTCTCTGAGTGTATCGTCATCGCCTCGGAGATTTTTGAGTTCCTCTTGCCGGTATTGCACCAAAAGTGGAGGCATTTTGCTGGGCAGGTAGGTCTGTAAAATAGCAAGAAAATGAGGTGACAGATATACAGAACAAATACTCAGTCCCCAAAGTTCTAGCAGGTGTTCACAGATAAAAAATGGGGATAGTACTAATTAACCAGTGAGAAATAAATAATTAGTTGTTCATCTTTTTAACAACAAAAAAGTCCCCAGTCCTCTTATCGTCGGGTAACAGTTAAATATGGTTGTTTCTTATGGTAAACATTAGACAAGTTCACATCTTCCTTTTAAGATCTAACAGTTAGTTGTGGATATAAAGATTCGGATATGCTAGAGTATGGTGATTCTTTTCCAGAAGCTTATTTAAATAGCCAACTGATGATGCCTGCAACTTGTTAGTATTTTACTCTTTACTGGTACCTTGTAAGATCAGTTCATGATCTTAAAAAAACCCATTAAAGAACAGTTAGTCAGAAGGGAGTAGATGAGGATCCGAGGATGCATGCATGGGAATGCAACTTGCTGATATAAACTATCCAAGTATCCAGGGCGGGCAAGTAGGTAGCATAAGACAGTGCAGGACTCGTTGGGTCGTTTTGAATGGATCAATAATTCAAGGAAAATGTTTCAGTATTCGCAGTCAATCAAAAGACGGAAGCCCTCAAAATGGGACTAATCAGAGCTCCTATTTTTATAgtcaatgtgacgttggtctgaTAATATGAATTATCTGTGGCGTCACATACTTAATTTTCACTGCATTTTCCCTGACAAGGCACTATTGACAGCACGAAAGGCCAGCCGTTGACTTGACCGAGAGACCAGACCCAGCAACAGCAACTTGTCTTGACAGCTAGTAAGATGGATCTGACCAAGTGTTTGCCTGTAGCTACTCAAGTTGGCAATTTGACATATTATTTGGAGTGTCCATTTCGAGCTTGCCATACGGGATGGCTGGGTACTCGGGCCATATCATTAGCATCTACTCCTGCTAGGTACAACTAACACGGTGCCTAATCCATCCAGCATTATTTTACTAGTAGGAAAGAAGTTTCCTAAGATCCAATTGATCTGATCCATGTTGCATGGCCAGTAGTTTAGTACGATTGGGTGTACCATACACGAAGAATATAATTTTTTTAGTCTGAATCGCGTGCGAAACGAGGACTGAATGTATACTCACATCGTTTGCGAAGAAGACTCTGTCTGCGCCGGGGTAGATCCATGAGTTGGCGACGAAGACGACGGTGCCGTCCTGCTTGCCGGGGACGCCTTCGAGGGTGAGCGTCTTGAGGAGGAACTCGGATTTGTAGGTGTTCttgacgacgacggcgccggGGATGCCGTGCGAGGCGTCCCAGTCGAAAGTGACCTTGAAGACGGACTCCCCCGCCGCCGTGGACTTCAtggtcaccaccatctcctccagGTGCGCCGGGTTCCCCAGCTTCCCCCGCGTCCCATTGC contains:
- the LOC124703967 gene encoding probable linoleate 9S-lipoxygenase 4; protein product: MLLHGFFDKLTGKNKEAWKEGRIRGTAVLVKQAVLDIGDFTASVLDGVHNILGKDDGVSFLLVSATAPDPSNGTRGKLGNPAHLEEMVVTMKSTAAGESVFKVTFDWDASHGIPGAVVVKNTYKSEFLLKTLTLEGVPGKQDGTVVFVANSWIYPGADRVFFANDTYLPSKMPPLLVQYRQEELKNLRGDDDTLREYKEHDRVYRYDYYNDIGDPDKGEDYARPILGGSQELPYPRRGRTGRLPAEKDPKAESRIPVYLVKKALEIYVPRDERFGHLKLSDFLGYSLKAITEAILPIIRTYVDTTPKEFDSFQDIYNLYDGLLQVPDSPALADIKKKIPFQFIKSILPVAGDDFLNLPLPQVIKSDKFAWRTDEEFTREMLAGVNPVCIKRVTEFPIKSSLDHSVYGDHTSTITEDQIRPYLEEGLTVKQAMESNRLFILDHHDNFMPYLERINKLEGNYIYASRTLLFLKADGTLKPLAIELSLPHPDGYQHGAESTVYPPVQDGVDGQIWQLAKAYASVNDSAWHQLVSHWLNTHAVIEPFVIATNRQLSVVHPVHKLLSPHYRDTMNINALARTTLINAGGVFELTVFPGKYALEMSSVVYKDWKLTEQGLPDDLVKRGMAVRDPSSSYGVRLLIKDYPYAVDGLVIWWAIEQWVKEYLAIYYPNDGELRADKELEGWWKEVREDGHGDLKDKDWWPKMQTVEELAKTCTTIIWVASALHAAVNFGQYPYAGYLPNRPTVSRRKMPVKDDKEYKQLEEGGEEADKVFIHTITSQFQTILGITLIEILSKHASDEVYLGQRDTPEWTSDAKALEAFKRFGTRLIEIEKRITAMNKDPSLKNRNGPVNMPYTLLYPNTSDLTGEKGLGLTGMGIPNSVSI